A part of Rhinoderma darwinii isolate aRhiDar2 chromosome 1, aRhiDar2.hap1, whole genome shotgun sequence genomic DNA contains:
- the LOC142658635 gene encoding uncharacterized protein LOC142658635 encodes MAPRDSFAVHCLQVLKEMLAFVLFSYTVLIGALLVAGWTTYLLVLK; translated from the coding sequence ATGGCTCCCAGGGATTCCTTCGCTGTCCACTGTCTGCAGGTGCTGAAAGAGATGCTGGCGTTCGTGCTGTTCAGTTACACGGTGCTGATCGGGGCTCTGTTAGTGGCTGGATGGACAACATATCTTCTTGTCCTTAAATGA